The nucleotide sequence GCATCGACTACAAAAGCCCGCTTTATCTTTTTGACGTCAGCGATTATTATGACGCAGAGATGGGCAAGCCCATCTTTCGTCAGTTTATTTCGTACCACGATCTGGTGCATCCCGGCCGGCTGGCGCAGATCAAGATCGACTGCAACGGCATCGAGCAAGAACTGGCCGTCGACGGCTTGCGCAAGGTGAATCTCGACCCGGGCTATATGGATTATGACAAACTGGTGCTGGCTTCGGCCAAATACAATGGCCATAAGATATAC is from bacterium and encodes:
- a CDS encoding DUF4416 family protein: MKPDEPLPVKLICGILFSDAERAEQARQRTAQLYGRIDYKSPLYLFDVSDYYDAEMGKPIFRQFISYHDLVHPGRLAQIKIDCNGIEQELAVDGLRKVNLDPGYMDYDKLVLASAKYNGHKIY